A single genomic interval of Aureliella helgolandensis harbors:
- a CDS encoding lysophospholipid acyltransferase family protein: MEVHDSQPSLSRRWTDWLGYIAMRCVICLIQSISLKSSDRVCRLLAYALAHWLPVRREVVDTNLRIAFGELTDAQVALLRYKMWHHLLLMICEIAVAPRKIHRTNWYNHFYMPNKRQTLGVMLDARASVIVTGHFGNFEVAGHTVGILGLPPSAMARPLDNPYVDQYLAEFRSAGGQKILPKEGSSTAVQELLESRGTLAILADQYAGRKGCWVDFFGQPTSCHKALALFVLSAKAPMLVNSTRRLDRPLRFEMSTIGIADPELLNSPTPPDYLSSVQDLTSWYNARLEEMIRLAPEQYWWLHRRWRDVPPAVEKRLAAARLKQATPQAAPSPSSTA; the protein is encoded by the coding sequence ATGGAAGTACACGATTCGCAACCAAGCCTATCGCGCAGATGGACCGATTGGCTCGGCTACATTGCGATGCGTTGCGTCATCTGCCTGATCCAAAGCATCTCGTTAAAATCGAGTGATCGCGTCTGTCGCTTGCTGGCCTATGCACTTGCCCATTGGCTCCCAGTCCGCCGCGAAGTCGTCGACACCAATCTGAGGATTGCCTTCGGCGAGCTGACCGATGCGCAGGTTGCGTTGCTGCGATACAAGATGTGGCATCACTTGTTGCTGATGATTTGCGAGATAGCTGTCGCGCCTCGTAAAATCCATCGCACCAACTGGTACAACCACTTCTACATGCCCAACAAACGGCAAACACTGGGGGTCATGCTCGACGCTCGCGCTTCGGTGATCGTTACAGGCCATTTTGGCAATTTTGAAGTCGCCGGACACACAGTGGGTATTCTCGGTCTTCCTCCCTCCGCCATGGCCCGACCGCTCGACAATCCCTATGTCGACCAATACCTTGCCGAATTCCGCTCCGCAGGTGGCCAAAAGATCCTCCCCAAGGAAGGGAGCTCTACGGCCGTCCAGGAATTGCTAGAGTCCCGCGGCACGTTGGCGATCCTGGCCGACCAATACGCCGGCCGCAAGGGGTGTTGGGTCGACTTTTTCGGTCAACCAACCTCTTGCCACAAGGCGCTGGCGCTCTTCGTTCTATCGGCGAAGGCCCCAATGCTGGTCAATTCTACTCGGCGTCTCGACCGTCCCTTGCGTTTCGAAATGTCAACCATCGGAATCGCAGATCCAGAGCTACTCAACTCACCCACCCCGCCAGACTACCTGAGCAGCGTTCAAGATCTAACCAGCTGGTACAACGCCCGCCTGGAAGAGATGATCCGCTTAGCACCTGAGCAATATTGGTGGTTGCACCGTCGCTGGCGTGACGTCCCCCCAGCAGTGGAAAAACGTCTCGCCGCAGCCCGCCTAAAACAAGCCACTCCTCAGGCAGCCCCCAGCCCTTCGTCTACTGCCTAG
- a CDS encoding VanZ family protein — protein MIRLASACLITYWLAIFVATHIPSSSMPKLGWSDKVYHIIAFSGLSFLLCWAVPTRLGQRFRQLGVAGGIALAYAGFDEFTQQFIPGRHCDIWDVAADAVGICVGISCYLSCHWLLTQVTWGRRLIASFSR, from the coding sequence ATGATTCGACTCGCTTCCGCCTGCTTGATTACCTATTGGTTGGCAATCTTTGTCGCCACGCACATTCCAAGCAGCTCGATGCCAAAACTGGGTTGGTCAGACAAGGTCTACCATATCATCGCCTTTAGTGGCCTCTCCTTCTTGCTCTGCTGGGCAGTCCCCACCCGCCTAGGACAACGCTTTCGGCAACTCGGCGTAGCTGGGGGAATCGCGCTAGCCTATGCTGGCTTCGACGAATTCACCCAGCAATTTATCCCAGGGCGACACTGTGACATTTGGGATGTGGCCGCCGATGCGGTCGGAATCTGTGTAGGAATCAGCTGCTACCTATCTTGCCACTGGTTGCTAACCCAGGTGACTTGGGGACGACGCCTGATCGCCTCGTTCTCGCGCTAG
- a CDS encoding 6-phosphogluconolactonase: MSSTELRSTASVGSSPSGSASRARPITGTHLPAFVFQTGKDLALHAAQIISRLIRERSDLGQSTVLGLPTGSTPVGTYRELIRLYDEQGLDFSNVIIFCLDEFYGIAKDNPQSHRLWLAEHFFNHVNVKQENVHCLDSQVVASDIELHCRRYDDLIQGAGGFDLVLLGIGRNGHIGFNEPFSMRKSRTRLCTLDPITRQGCASDFFGESNVPVQALTVGLSPILAARHVLLLALGEHKAAIVTETLEGVISDRVPASYLQEHVDARALLDLPAAGLLTGISMPWVLEKVEWDEALIKRAVLWLCERSGKSLLKLDDEDFRQHDLHQLLRHHGPAQRIAHRVFRWMQDTIEYHPAGKEKKTCLCFSPHPDDDVISMGGTLIRLVEDGHRVHIAYMTSGNIAVFDHDAHRVADLVTEYNRLFSIDQQKSVEVQQEVHAGLANKVPGQPDHATILKIKSLIRWSEARAGALHVGCGAEDLHFLDLPFYRTGTIAKRPMGEDDTAIIRELLERVQPDQIYVAGDLADPHGTHRVCAEAILSVLGQLQREGKPVPEVMLYRGAWQEYALHEIEIAVPLSPSDIELKREAIFMHESQKDEALFPGSDPREFWQRAEDRNKGTADKYNQIGLPEFFALEAFTRWNGNQI; this comes from the coding sequence GTGTCTTCTACCGAATTGCGATCTACAGCGTCGGTCGGCTCCTCTCCGTCAGGTTCAGCTTCGCGAGCGCGCCCCATCACAGGCACGCATCTGCCGGCCTTTGTCTTTCAGACAGGCAAGGATTTGGCATTGCATGCGGCCCAGATTATTTCGCGGTTGATTCGCGAACGGTCTGACCTAGGCCAGTCGACTGTATTGGGCCTGCCGACCGGTAGCACTCCGGTGGGGACCTACCGCGAGCTGATCCGACTGTACGATGAGCAAGGCTTGGATTTTTCGAATGTTATTATTTTCTGCTTGGATGAATTCTATGGCATCGCCAAGGACAATCCGCAGAGTCATCGGTTGTGGTTGGCGGAGCATTTTTTCAACCATGTCAACGTCAAGCAAGAGAACGTGCATTGCTTGGATAGCCAGGTTGTGGCTAGCGATATCGAATTGCATTGTCGGCGGTACGATGATTTGATCCAAGGCGCAGGCGGCTTTGATCTCGTGCTGTTGGGCATCGGCAGGAACGGTCACATCGGGTTCAACGAGCCGTTTTCGATGAGAAAGAGCCGAACTCGGTTGTGCACGCTTGATCCGATCACGCGCCAGGGATGCGCCAGTGACTTCTTTGGCGAATCGAATGTGCCCGTACAGGCGTTGACGGTTGGGCTATCGCCTATTTTGGCCGCGCGGCATGTCTTGCTGCTCGCCTTAGGAGAGCACAAGGCGGCGATTGTTACCGAAACGCTGGAGGGAGTCATCTCGGATCGCGTGCCTGCTTCCTACCTGCAAGAGCACGTCGATGCGCGAGCTTTGTTGGACCTGCCTGCCGCAGGCTTGCTGACTGGGATTTCCATGCCCTGGGTGTTGGAAAAGGTTGAGTGGGATGAAGCACTCATTAAACGGGCCGTCTTGTGGCTCTGCGAACGCTCCGGAAAGTCCCTGCTGAAGCTCGACGACGAAGACTTCCGACAGCACGATCTGCATCAACTGTTACGTCACCATGGACCCGCCCAACGCATCGCTCACCGCGTCTTTCGCTGGATGCAAGATACGATTGAATATCATCCCGCTGGCAAGGAGAAGAAGACATGTCTCTGTTTCAGCCCTCACCCAGATGATGATGTGATCAGCATGGGAGGCACGTTGATCCGGCTAGTAGAGGACGGGCATCGAGTCCACATCGCCTACATGACCAGTGGCAATATTGCGGTGTTCGATCATGACGCACATCGTGTGGCTGATTTGGTGACGGAGTACAATCGGCTATTTTCCATCGACCAGCAGAAGTCGGTGGAAGTGCAGCAAGAGGTGCATGCTGGATTAGCGAATAAGGTTCCGGGGCAGCCCGATCATGCGACGATTCTGAAGATCAAGTCGTTGATTCGCTGGAGTGAGGCTCGAGCGGGGGCCTTGCATGTGGGGTGTGGGGCCGAGGATTTGCATTTCCTCGACCTTCCCTTCTATCGGACCGGGACCATTGCCAAACGCCCCATGGGAGAGGATGACACCGCAATCATTCGAGAATTGCTGGAACGGGTGCAGCCCGATCAAATCTACGTTGCGGGAGATTTGGCCGATCCACATGGTACCCACCGAGTCTGTGCCGAAGCAATCTTAAGCGTACTGGGGCAGCTCCAACGCGAAGGCAAGCCGGTACCGGAGGTCATGCTATACCGCGGAGCTTGGCAGGAATACGCCTTGCATGAAATTGAAATCGCGGTTCCGCTCAGCCCTAGTGACATTGAGCTGAAGCGTGAGGCGATCTTTATGCATGAGAGCCAGAAGGATGAAGCCTTGTTCCCAGGCTCCGATCCTCGGGAGTTCTGGCAACGGGCCGAGGATCGCAACAAGGGGACGGCCGATAAGTACAATCAAATTGGATTGCCCGAATTCTTCGCGCTCGAGGCATTTACTCGCTGGAACGGAAATCAGATCTAG
- a CDS encoding DNA integrity scanning protein DisA nucleotide-binding domain protein — MVTQRLTKQFNTMLETAGGLVLMTGADALLVLLDGSTDWQKLRQTIPEGVKQVIVAADLLEDLEGAESEGLLPLPLNKEKSPLLERLQHALLEAIADGFLRSNCDVIAVYSGFEFGKIDSISHIRLDDRLRRLTSRDLQRLESSVPLKSLKTVIDLASQIGREGREGKKVGTMFVIGDTRKVLSHCKDSGFDPLKGYKRESRNLADAKVREDIKEIAQMDGAFVVSPDGFVEKSRQIVEVSHADLTLSKGLGSRHWAAAGISQLTKAIGIVVSQSTGTVRLFQNGETVLRIEPMEHAVKWQEFNYDPPAADTETN; from the coding sequence ATGGTGACCCAACGTCTTACCAAGCAATTTAACACGATGCTGGAGACGGCCGGGGGTTTGGTGCTCATGACCGGCGCCGACGCCCTGCTGGTACTGCTCGACGGCTCGACCGATTGGCAAAAGCTACGGCAAACAATTCCCGAAGGTGTGAAGCAAGTCATCGTGGCGGCAGACCTGCTCGAAGACCTGGAAGGAGCAGAATCGGAAGGCCTCCTTCCCTTGCCGCTCAACAAAGAAAAATCTCCACTCCTCGAACGGTTGCAACACGCTTTGCTAGAGGCCATCGCCGATGGCTTCCTCCGCAGTAACTGCGACGTCATCGCTGTCTACAGTGGATTCGAGTTCGGCAAGATCGACTCCATCAGCCATATCCGGCTTGACGATCGACTCCGACGACTAACCAGCCGCGATCTGCAACGGCTCGAAAGTAGCGTTCCACTCAAGAGCCTCAAAACGGTCATCGACTTGGCTTCCCAAATTGGACGTGAGGGGCGCGAGGGGAAAAAGGTCGGAACCATGTTCGTGATCGGGGACACCCGCAAGGTCCTCAGCCATTGCAAAGACTCCGGTTTCGACCCGCTCAAGGGATACAAGCGTGAGTCTCGCAACTTGGCCGATGCTAAAGTGCGAGAGGACATCAAGGAAATTGCCCAGATGGATGGTGCCTTTGTGGTTTCTCCAGACGGATTCGTTGAAAAAAGTCGCCAGATCGTCGAGGTCTCGCACGCCGACCTCACCCTCTCCAAAGGACTCGGCTCGCGCCACTGGGCCGCCGCCGGAATTTCGCAGCTGACCAAAGCCATCGGAATCGTCGTCAGTCAATCGACCGGGACGGTACGCCTTTTTCAAAACGGTGAAACCGTCCTGCGGATCGAACCGATGGAACACGCGGTCAAATGGCAGGAGTTCAATTACGATCCGCCAGCAGCCGACACCGAGACCAATTGA
- a CDS encoding DOMON domain-containing protein — protein sequence MTEEPLQIDPSLLVRIRLTAHRFDRGFSDRPEALPDEAIVPCLNTELSGEPKFAQVRVAVGKDALFFQLDVQGKTQFPWCRESRMEDSDGLHVWIDARNSREIHRATKFCNRFGFSPMGRGPKADLPFVGWAPINRARENPSPPPDDLMAVRARVADGRYRLVGALHFNAIAGLDVNDFPTIGFYFAVTDRELGWQSLALQPDLPVMDNPSLWAQLKLN from the coding sequence ATGACAGAAGAACCTCTCCAAATTGATCCCAGTCTTCTGGTTCGAATTCGTTTGACAGCCCATCGCTTTGATCGTGGATTTAGCGACCGGCCCGAAGCGCTGCCGGACGAAGCGATCGTGCCTTGCCTGAATACCGAATTGTCAGGGGAGCCGAAGTTCGCGCAGGTTCGTGTCGCGGTGGGCAAAGATGCCCTGTTTTTTCAGCTCGACGTGCAGGGCAAAACGCAGTTTCCTTGGTGTCGCGAGTCGCGGATGGAAGACAGCGATGGGTTGCACGTTTGGATCGATGCCCGCAACTCCCGAGAAATTCATCGAGCTACTAAATTTTGCAACCGCTTTGGGTTCTCTCCCATGGGCCGCGGCCCTAAGGCTGACCTGCCCTTCGTGGGGTGGGCCCCCATCAACCGGGCGCGAGAAAACCCCTCTCCTCCACCCGACGACTTGATGGCGGTTCGTGCCCGAGTGGCAGATGGTCGCTACCGGCTCGTCGGCGCCCTGCATTTCAATGCCATTGCCGGACTCGACGTCAATGATTTTCCAACGATTGGATTCTATTTCGCCGTGACGGATCGCGAACTTGGATGGCAGTCTCTGGCGCTCCAACCCGATCTGCCGGTGATGGATAATCCCAGTCTTTGGGCACAGCTCAAATTGAATTGA
- a CDS encoding PH domain-containing protein, translating into MRYRFDDTGVSMQWGVLFRQEVYLTYRRIQDIHLTRNLLQRWMGLAKISLQTASGSSQSEMTIEGILEVDELRTFLYSKMRGSKNEHPQSQHAHESSPSAMPAPSAIPQAAQCLSSESNSLRATRALEEIRDALQVLVAKQKGENS; encoded by the coding sequence TTGCGCTACCGGTTCGATGACACGGGAGTCTCCATGCAATGGGGCGTACTCTTTCGCCAAGAGGTCTACCTGACGTATCGTCGGATTCAAGACATCCACCTCACTCGCAATCTGCTGCAACGCTGGATGGGTTTGGCCAAGATCAGCCTGCAAACCGCCTCGGGCAGTAGCCAATCGGAGATGACCATTGAGGGAATTTTGGAAGTCGACGAGCTGCGAACGTTCCTCTACAGCAAAATGAGAGGCTCAAAAAATGAACACCCCCAGAGCCAGCATGCTCACGAATCCTCCCCGAGTGCAATGCCAGCCCCCTCAGCGATTCCGCAGGCCGCACAATGCCTGTCGAGCGAATCGAACAGCTTGAGGGCGACCCGCGCCTTGGAGGAAATCCGAGATGCGTTACAAGTCTTGGTAGCGAAACAGAAGGGGGAAAACTCATGA
- a CDS encoding DNA polymerase III subunit, translating to MQWSDFVGHQQQYEWFRTALAGNRLATSFLFVGPEGVGKRTFARLLAKSLLCNATEPQQLSPCGVCEDCAQVDASTHPDLIQISKPAEKAYLPIELLIGEREKRMREGLCHDISMRPYGGRRKIAILDDADTLNVEGANCLLKTLEEPPLDSIIILVGAGLQRQLPTIRSRCQAIVFRPLDQPQLESLILRQGIAESEDVAREIAQQAEGSLTEARLLADEELKEFRGSLLNLLSQARLALAEISKHCGAMADAAGKDARLKRDRLKLIFRMAASLYRGVAYSFSALESQAAHTPSVGDPLLSRAVQEAMHNWKGGAAAAIACWQRCLTAIEQVDRNANQASLLEAWITDVAAHSQR from the coding sequence ATGCAATGGTCGGATTTTGTCGGACATCAGCAGCAATACGAATGGTTTCGTACCGCCTTGGCCGGCAATCGACTAGCGACTAGTTTCCTGTTCGTGGGGCCCGAAGGGGTAGGAAAGCGGACTTTTGCTCGCTTGCTCGCCAAAAGCTTGCTGTGCAATGCGACGGAGCCGCAGCAACTATCCCCGTGCGGGGTTTGCGAGGATTGCGCGCAGGTCGATGCCAGTACGCATCCCGACCTTATCCAAATCTCCAAGCCGGCCGAAAAGGCCTATCTGCCAATTGAGTTGTTGATTGGAGAGCGTGAGAAGCGGATGCGAGAGGGGCTGTGCCACGACATCAGCATGCGTCCTTATGGGGGGAGACGCAAGATTGCAATTCTCGACGACGCGGATACCTTGAACGTGGAGGGGGCGAACTGTCTACTCAAGACCCTGGAAGAACCGCCTTTGGATTCGATCATTATTTTGGTGGGAGCTGGCCTACAGCGGCAACTTCCCACGATCCGCTCTCGCTGCCAAGCGATTGTATTCAGACCACTGGACCAGCCTCAACTGGAGTCGTTGATCCTTCGTCAGGGAATAGCTGAGAGTGAAGATGTGGCGCGGGAAATTGCCCAGCAAGCGGAGGGGAGTCTCACCGAAGCTCGTTTGTTGGCAGATGAAGAGCTGAAGGAGTTCCGAGGCAGCCTCCTCAACCTGCTTTCTCAGGCACGCCTCGCGCTGGCCGAGATCTCGAAGCATTGTGGAGCAATGGCGGATGCGGCCGGTAAGGATGCGCGACTCAAGAGAGATCGCTTGAAGCTGATCTTTCGGATGGCGGCCAGTCTCTACCGCGGAGTGGCCTATTCCTTTTCCGCCCTTGAATCTCAGGCTGCCCACACGCCGTCGGTGGGGGATCCGCTGCTTAGTCGCGCCGTGCAGGAGGCGATGCACAATTGGAAAGGTGGAGCTGCGGCAGCGATCGCATGTTGGCAGCGATGCCTAACGGCGATTGAGCAAGTCGATCGGAATGCGAATCAAGCTAGCTTGCTCGAAGCTTGGATTACCGATGTCGCCGCGCATAGCCAACGCTGA
- the tadA gene encoding tRNA adenosine(34) deaminase TadA, with protein sequence MIRESFDSEFDEGDYSEDEMTGGLSGKEGISFEYSDGDFSGGDIPGHELIDWDQMFMRRALTLAQQARQEDEVPVGAVVTFGNRVVGAGWNQRESLQDPTAHAEMIAITQAAAALSSWRLEKCTLYVTLEPCPMCAGAVLQARVPRVVFGASDPKGGAVTTLYRMLDDPRFNHRSDVTSGVLADQCGAILSQFFQEKRRQGKK encoded by the coding sequence TTGATTAGAGAATCGTTTGATTCAGAGTTCGACGAGGGCGACTACTCCGAAGATGAAATGACGGGAGGTCTAAGCGGCAAGGAGGGGATTTCCTTCGAGTATTCCGACGGCGACTTCTCGGGCGGGGATATTCCTGGCCATGAGCTGATTGACTGGGATCAAATGTTCATGCGCCGCGCATTGACGCTGGCGCAGCAGGCGCGGCAGGAGGATGAGGTCCCGGTGGGGGCGGTCGTGACGTTTGGCAATCGAGTTGTGGGAGCGGGCTGGAATCAGCGTGAATCTCTACAAGACCCGACCGCTCATGCAGAGATGATTGCGATTACTCAAGCGGCCGCCGCTCTCTCCAGTTGGCGGCTGGAAAAATGCACGTTGTATGTCACACTGGAACCTTGTCCAATGTGTGCCGGGGCGGTTCTGCAGGCGCGCGTGCCTCGAGTTGTGTTCGGGGCGAGTGATCCCAAAGGCGGGGCGGTCACCACTCTGTACCGAATGCTGGATGACCCACGTTTTAATCATCGTTCTGATGTGACCAGTGGAGTGCTGGCCGATCAGTGTGGAGCGATACTAAGTCAGTTCTTTCAAGAGAAACGCCGGCAAGGGAAAAAATAG
- a CDS encoding protein kinase, with translation MGQWRIDSFPEGSSRCWCSPASGNQRATHFGKLYSGTSGWNANDTSDSLPPPAFEYFQRQAAIGRLLSQPNLLPLVGFELECSQPLLVYPRIAARPMAQWLLQQTHSPTLPELLRVAHQLMLALQSLHAAGYSHGALHEQHVLVDAAQRVTLVGLGSCEPIGRRTQLTRVASRFDPPEVHEGPFEASSAQDVYSVAFLLGRLLGRSFLAAPLGRAMLSPLPDARPTTSELASLLEDLQTRTVGRLQPRCRSGETRATVADSDFRRAA, from the coding sequence GTGGGGCAGTGGCGAATCGATTCGTTCCCGGAGGGCTCAAGTCGTTGTTGGTGCTCACCAGCGAGCGGCAATCAGCGCGCTACGCACTTCGGAAAGCTGTACAGCGGGACCAGCGGGTGGAATGCCAATGACACGTCTGACAGTCTGCCCCCTCCCGCATTCGAGTACTTCCAACGTCAAGCAGCCATTGGTCGTCTGCTGAGCCAGCCCAACCTTTTGCCATTAGTAGGGTTTGAACTGGAGTGCTCCCAACCCTTGCTGGTTTACCCACGCATCGCGGCCCGACCGATGGCCCAGTGGCTGTTGCAGCAAACACACTCCCCTACCCTGCCGGAATTATTGCGCGTGGCCCACCAGTTGATGCTCGCCTTGCAGAGTCTGCATGCGGCGGGATACAGTCACGGAGCATTGCATGAGCAGCATGTGCTGGTGGATGCAGCGCAGCGCGTCACCCTTGTGGGACTTGGAAGCTGTGAGCCTATTGGACGACGCACGCAATTGACGCGCGTGGCATCGCGATTTGATCCGCCGGAAGTCCATGAGGGACCATTCGAGGCTTCCTCGGCTCAGGATGTCTACTCGGTGGCATTCCTGCTTGGGAGGCTGCTGGGCCGCTCCTTCTTGGCCGCACCGCTTGGCCGAGCGATGCTGAGCCCCCTCCCCGACGCGCGTCCCACCACATCGGAACTAGCCTCCTTGCTGGAAGATTTGCAGACGCGTACAGTTGGACGTTTGCAGCCCAGGTGTCGTAGTGGTGAAACTCGAGCGACGGTTGCAGATTCCGATTTTCGGCGAGCCGCCTGA
- a CDS encoding PH domain-containing protein has translation MRVPEQVILRASQWCYRGVWRFVTDWLDVPEQPPTFTGANDTRIQSFRPAEGYLRYLKLFFWIGLTLFDGVLFVGWIVLLVSFPIAGILLAAPIWAIMILPDIVAYIAIHLRYDTTWYVLSDRSMRIRRGIWLIHETTITYENIQNVSIHQGPVQRYFGISDVLVETAGGGTGAHGEQVTLGHAGRLEGVGNPSEIRDLILSKWQAAKSAGLGDEPQAPHASSPIPVATLDSEPDVRLLEEIRDLAVALAQE, from the coding sequence ATGAGAGTTCCCGAGCAGGTCATCCTCCGAGCAAGCCAATGGTGCTATCGCGGCGTCTGGCGCTTCGTTACCGACTGGCTAGACGTTCCCGAACAGCCGCCAACGTTTACGGGCGCCAACGACACGCGTATTCAGAGTTTCCGTCCTGCCGAGGGCTATCTCCGCTACTTAAAACTCTTCTTTTGGATCGGGCTCACTCTCTTCGATGGCGTCCTCTTCGTGGGCTGGATAGTACTGCTCGTTAGTTTCCCCATTGCCGGTATCCTGCTGGCCGCGCCAATTTGGGCCATTATGATTCTGCCCGATATTGTGGCCTACATCGCGATCCATCTACGGTATGACACCACTTGGTATGTGCTGAGCGACCGCAGCATGCGAATTCGGCGAGGAATTTGGCTGATTCATGAGACGACGATTACCTACGAGAACATTCAGAACGTGTCGATTCACCAAGGCCCCGTGCAACGCTATTTTGGCATTTCCGATGTCCTTGTCGAAACCGCTGGCGGAGGGACTGGCGCGCATGGCGAACAGGTCACGCTCGGTCATGCCGGAAGACTAGAAGGGGTGGGGAACCCTAGCGAAATCCGCGACCTAATCCTTTCCAAATGGCAGGCCGCCAAATCCGCGGGGCTGGGTGATGAGCCCCAAGCTCCGCACGCCTCCTCCCCAATCCCGGTAGCGACTCTAGACTCCGAGCCGGATGTTCGACTGCTGGAAGAGATCAGAGATTTAGCCGTCGCATTGGCACAAGAATAG
- a CDS encoding FmdB family zinc ribbon protein, whose protein sequence is MPLYEYHCEACNADSELLIRSASEKPACPQCNSTKLTKLLSVAAAPSMNGGSLPVCNTAPAPSGGTCGKPQCGSGCMFG, encoded by the coding sequence ATGCCTCTCTACGAATACCATTGTGAAGCCTGCAATGCGGACAGTGAATTGCTCATCCGCTCAGCGTCCGAGAAGCCCGCGTGCCCTCAATGCAACTCCACCAAACTTACCAAGCTGCTTAGTGTCGCCGCTGCGCCCAGCATGAATGGCGGCAGTTTGCCGGTTTGCAATACTGCTCCGGCCCCCTCAGGAGGAACATGTGGCAAGCCCCAGTGTGGCTCGGGCTGCATGTTTGGCTGA
- a CDS encoding family 16 glycoside hydrolase: protein MHKRISMAFFFSQVLLVGCGLVVPTASQVFAQETANPADGQPAAAQSSEKIGTEGGVATEVAKAKSPETKGWKPVLPKEGLKGWEKTDFGGEGSVEWDGKTLVVAAGEPMTGIHYTGKDFPTTNYEIRFEVQRVEGSDFFCGLTFPVGDEFCSWIVGGWGGGLVGLSNVDGFDASENSTSNYTTFESDRWYKLRLLVSDDEVITWIDGKKYCHQDRDYHKFSTRIEVYICQPLGYTTYRTKAAVRGWEFRKLDQATLAKLKADRE from the coding sequence ATGCACAAGCGGATATCAATGGCGTTCTTTTTTTCGCAAGTTCTACTGGTCGGTTGTGGGTTGGTCGTGCCAACTGCCAGCCAAGTTTTTGCTCAGGAAACTGCAAATCCAGCGGACGGGCAGCCAGCAGCCGCCCAGAGTAGCGAAAAAATTGGCACCGAAGGGGGAGTTGCAACCGAAGTCGCCAAGGCGAAGTCGCCCGAAACTAAGGGATGGAAGCCCGTTTTGCCCAAGGAGGGACTTAAGGGCTGGGAAAAAACCGATTTTGGAGGAGAGGGGAGCGTTGAATGGGATGGCAAGACGCTCGTTGTGGCAGCTGGCGAGCCGATGACCGGCATCCACTACACCGGCAAAGATTTTCCCACTACGAACTATGAAATTCGCTTCGAAGTGCAGCGGGTGGAGGGAAGCGATTTCTTCTGCGGCTTAACCTTTCCGGTGGGAGATGAATTTTGTTCTTGGATCGTCGGAGGATGGGGAGGTGGCCTTGTCGGTTTGTCCAACGTCGATGGTTTCGATGCCTCCGAAAATTCGACATCCAATTACACCACTTTTGAGAGCGATCGCTGGTACAAATTGCGATTGCTGGTGTCGGACGATGAGGTCATTACCTGGATCGATGGCAAGAAATACTGCCATCAAGATCGGGATTATCACAAGTTTTCGACGCGCATCGAAGTCTATATTTGCCAACCACTGGGGTACACCACCTACCGCACCAAGGCGGCCGTAAGGGGATGGGAGTTCCGCAAGTTGGATCAGGCCACACTGGCCAAGCTCAAGGCGGATCGCGAGTGA
- a CDS encoding DUF971 domain-containing protein, which produces MELIPTALSRHDDGKLRIEWSDGSVRIYTPAKLRAICPCATCREKRSATSGESPKPRLLPVLSIAETQPIQVTRMRPVGNYAYNIGFSDGHDSGIFTFDFLHEVGQSPEAA; this is translated from the coding sequence ATGGAATTGATTCCAACCGCCCTGTCACGCCATGACGATGGGAAGCTGCGCATTGAGTGGAGCGACGGGAGTGTTCGAATTTACACTCCGGCCAAGTTGCGAGCAATTTGTCCCTGCGCAACCTGCCGTGAAAAGCGTTCAGCGACCTCAGGGGAATCGCCCAAGCCACGCCTCCTGCCGGTGCTATCGATTGCCGAAACGCAACCAATTCAAGTCACTCGCATGCGCCCCGTCGGCAACTATGCCTACAACATTGGCTTTTCGGACGGTCATGATTCTGGCATTTTCACGTTCGACTTTTTGCATGAAGTTGGGCAGTCACCGGAAGCCGCCTAG